From Mastacembelus armatus chromosome 13, fMasArm1.2, whole genome shotgun sequence, one genomic window encodes:
- the siae gene encoding sialate O-acetylesterase, which translates to MAETLLFAVLMLLASLHDSDGSLRFASYYGDHMVLQKSPERAVLWGYGPEGAQVTVSLSGPINHKTLPVTVTEGIWRVSLNPVDAGGPYNVTAAIHNSTVILTDVLFGDVWLCGGQSNMYFQMSQIFNASEELALAAKYPFVRTFMAALNLSKTEQIDLILVELPWSVPTSGNLVSFSAVCWLFGRYMYDYLKYPIGLVESCWGGTPVEAWSSSRALQQCGLGQTEDSPKDENSVLWNAMIHPLLNMTLKGAIWYQGESNANYHQDNYNCSFPAMIDDWRMAFHQGSGGQTAMDFPFGFVQLSTYQKESTDNGFPEIRWHQTADFGFVPNPRMKQTFMAVALDLPDATSPYGTIHPRYKQDVAYRLTLGARAVAYKEKDVPFQGPFCNQIILTQTYVHITYDQEVSVTPSKDIFEICCSKIKEQCGPKSLWVPAPIIQWDLKTVQLSISSCPSDEVAALRYAWRDWPCDFKACPIYSASGILPAPPFIANQYQRYGP; encoded by the exons ATGGCAGAAACACtgttatttgctgttttaatgCTTCTGGCTTCCCTTCATGACTCTG atggCAGCCTGCGCTTCGCCTCTTACTATGGAGACCACATGGTGCTGCAGAAGAGTCCAGAGAGAGCTGTGCTGTGGGGCTACGGCCCTGAGGGTGCGCAGGTCACCGTCTCCTTGTCAGGACCAATAAACCACAAAACTTTGCCAGTCACTGTGACAGAAG GTATCTGGCGAGTCAGCCTTAACCCTGTTGATGCTGGTGGTCCCTATAATGTGACAGCAGCTATTCACAACAGTACAGTCATTCTGACAGACGTGCTGTTTGGAGACGTTTGGCTGTGTGGAGGACAGAGCAACATGTACTTTCAAATGTCTCAG ATTTTCAATGCATCAGAGGAGTTGGCCCTTGCAGCGAAGTATCCTTTTGTGAGGACTTTTATGGCAGCCTTAAACCTGAGCAAGACGGAGCAGATTGATCTGATTCTAGTGGAACTTCCCTGGTCTGTGCCTACATCAG GAAATCTGGTCAGTTTTTCTGCAGTGTGCTGGCTCTTTGGACGTTACATGTATGATTACCTGAAGTACCCCATTGGGCTGGTGGAGTCCTGCTGGGGAGGGACGCCTGTGGAAGCCTGGTCATCTTCAAGAGCGCTGCAGCAGTGTGGGCTAGGACAAACTGAAGACAG TCCTAAAGATGAAAATTCTGTCTTGTGGAATGCAATGATCCACCCACTGCTAAACATGACCCTAAAAGGAGCCATCTGGTACCAAG GTGAGTCCAATGCAAACTACCACCAGGACAATTACAACTGTTCCTTCCCAGCTATGATTGATGACTGGAGGATGGCATTTCACCAGGGCTCAGGGGGGCAGACTGCTATGGACTTCCCCTTTGGATTTGTCCAG CTGTCTACCTACCAAAAAGAATCCACAGATAATGGGTTTCCAGAAATCCGCTGGCACCAGACGGCCGACTTTGGCTTTGTCCCGAACCCCAGGATGAAACAAACCTTCATGGCTGTGGCTTTGGATTTACCAGATGCCACATCACCCTATGGCAC gatCCATCCACGATACAAGCAGGACGTAGCCTACAGACTGACACTGGGAGCAAGGGCAGTGGCTTATAAGGAAAAGGACGTGCCTTTCCAGGGTCCTTTCTGCAACCAAATTATATTGACACAAACGTATGTCCACATTACCTACGACCAGGAAGTCTCTGTCACACCGTCTAAAGACATCTTTGAG aTCTGTTGCTCGAAGATTAAAGAACAATGTGGCCCAAAGTCCCTTTGGGTTCCAGCTCCCATCATCCAGTGGGATCTGAAGACTGTTCAGTTATCTATCAGTTCTTGTCCATCTGATGAGGTAGCTGCCCTTCGATATGCATGGAGAGACTGGCCCTGTGACTTTAAAGCCTGTCCTATCTACAGTGCCAGTGGAATTTTACCCGCACCACCTTTTATTGCCAATCAATACCAGCGTTATggcccctga
- the tbrg1 gene encoding transforming growth factor beta regulator 1, translating into MESLNTFESEMEADGQGSYSLFPALDSIASLSGTSETLESEPPSDIAEKPNLTWLDAAQIVLEEAGRPMHIKEIKQRIIDRGLVQSNAKSSLEAVMYRETQKGSRRFKRIENRNGVFALLTNEERQQALQAFTAQSFLGSSQQSTISGSGAGASTPAFPSATSSSEHKTKMKRGPRKNQNEKYRLKYLRLRKAARAMIFENAALCDEVAHLEEKFLRAKEERRFLLKSLLQYQCLSEGEILPTSSSSSHPPVPPPALTSCPAGASGLSGAHNLASAASTGEEGPLKKPKKERKERGRENGKEKLPKKMSKKRKVADGSRKLVQPIPLDSSGRPVFPIVLGGLTVYSLGEIITDRMLFHDECAIYPVGFCSTRVFASMKNPDQQCLYTCQIKDGGTGPKFEIVPEDDPQNAIVASSALTCHLNLLKAIASVSSKPVAPIVPSGADFFGFSHPTIQNLIQSCPGARKCSNYRWIRFEVCRPGDGQIPHSLSEDDASVNFEAFQRHQGFDENVKTEHVIGQTPQSPGSSHQHHLTSPTMKPSTSYFSS; encoded by the exons ATGGAGTCTCTCAACACGTTTGAGTCTGAGATGGAGGCTGATGGACAAGGGAGCTACTCTCTGTTTCCTGCTCTGGACAGCATTGCAAGTCTGTCTGGGACCAGTGAAACTCTGGAAAG tgaacCACCCAGTGACATTGCAGAGAAGCCAAACCTCACCTGGCTTGATGCTGCACAG ATCGTGTTGGAGGAAGCAGGACGCCCCATGCACATAAAGGAAATTAAACAGAGAATCATCGACAGGGGACTTGTTCAATCCAA TGCGAAATCAAGCCTGGAAGCTGTCATGTACCGGGAG ACACAAAAAGGCAGCAGGAGATTCAAGAGGATTGAGAACAGAAATGGAGTCTTTGCACTGCTG ACCAATGAGGAGCGGCAGCAGGCCCTGCAGGCCTTCACTGCTCAGTCCTTTCTTGGCTCTTCGCAGCAGAGTACCATCTCTGGTTCTGGTGCAGGTGCCTCGACGCCTGCCTTCCCATCCGCCACCAGCTCCTCCGAGCATAAGACCAAAATGAAGAGGGGTCCACGAAAAAACCAGAACGAGAAGTACCGGCTCAAGTACCTTAGGCTGCGCAAGGCTGCCCGTGCAATGATATTT GAGAATGCAGCTCTCTGCGATGAAGTTGCCCACTTAGAAGAGAAGTTTCTGAGAGCAAAGGAGGAGCGGAG GTTTCTATTGAAGTCGTTGTTGCAGTATCAGTGTTTGTCAGAGGGGGAGATACTGCCCACATCTAGCTCAAGCTCCCACCCACCTGTGCCACCTCCTGCATTGACCTCATGTCCTGCTGGGGCTTCAGGCCTTTCTGGGGCCCATAACTTGGCATCGGCCGCATCAACTGGAGAAGAGGGACCTCTTAAAAAACccaagaaagaaaggaaagagcgAGGAAGAGAGAATGGAAAGGAAAAAC TTCCAAAGAAGATGTCTAAAAAGAGAAAGGTAGCAGATGGGTCTCGGAAGCTGGTACAGCCTATCCCACTGGACTCATCTGGTCGACCCGTGTTTCCCATCGTACTGGGTGGTCTAACGGTCTACAGTCTGGGAGAG ATCATCACAGACAGAATGTTGTTCCATGATGAATGTGCCATCTACCCAGTGGGCTTCTGCAGCACGCGAGTCTTTGCCAGCATGAAAAACCCTGACCAGCAGTGCCTCTACACCTGCCAAATCAAGGATGGGGGAACAGGTCCAAAG TTTGAAATTGTGCCTGAAGACGACCCTCAAAATGCCATCGTGGCTTCTTCTGCCCTGACCTGCCACTTGAATCTACTGAAGGCCATAGCATCAGTCAG TTCCAAGCCTGTGGCACCAATTGTGCCATCAGGAGCTGATTTCTTTGGCTTCTCCCACCCCACCATCCAGAATCTCATCCAGAGTTGTCCCGGAGCACGGAAATGTAGCAA CTACAGATGGATTCGTTTTGAGGTCTGCCGCCCTGGTGATGGCCAGATTCCTCACAGCCTGTCAGAGGATGATGCTTCTGTCAACTTTGAGGCCTTCCAGAGACACCAGGGCTTTGATGAGAACGTGAAGACGGAGCACGTAATAG GACAGACACCACAGTCTCCCGGCTCATCTCATCAGCACCATCTGACCTCCCCCACCATGAAGCCCTCCACCTCATATTTCAGCTCCTGA
- the mmp20b gene encoding matrix metalloproteinase-20, whose translation MHVMLLSYCVLGLLIPSPCFTAPTFIPEVESSPSTEPQVDLKLATEYLQQYYNLQKEPLGRIKRSGPSFTSKVKDMQVFFGLNATGVLDSETLEVMRSPRCGVPDVEEYSHIQGTRWNKNVITYSIGKYTRDLPRSTVDSLVESAFNVWARASGLTFVRLQARNADIMVKFVTYDHGDMYPFDGPRGTLAHAFGPGVGIGGDTHFDDNEHWTAGSTGFNLFVVAAHEFGHALGLKHSRNPGSLMYPTYKSSHPTNLLSSEDVANINALYSPVRGRGYDWSSQYNPWLTGSLFPRLTQNKCAPDLIFDAVSTLGDATFFFRERYLWIKHNKHYDIKEGPITNFMPKIETSIDAAFWVPRRSTAYLIHESMFWTVKGSLVKGKPRSLKHFGFPAWVQDINAAVHLTKTGRTLFFIHDIYWSYNENRRVMDFGYPKYISEDFPGINMTISAAVHKEGFIYFFVGPQVYQYDYTHKHVVGVEKANSWLGC comes from the exons ATGCATGTCATGCTGCTTTCATATTGTGTCTTGGGCTTGCTTATTCCCAGTCCATGTTTTACGGCACCCACATTTATTCCGGAGGTAGAGAGCTCTCCGTCCACAGAACCACAGGTTGACTTAAAGCTGGCCACA GAATATCTTCAGCAGTACTACAACTTGCAAAAAGAGCCTCTGGGGCGCATAAAGCGGAGCGGGCCCTCCTTCACCTCAAAGGTGAAAGACATGCAGGTCTTCTTTGGGCTCAATGCAACAGGTGTGTTGGACTCAGAGACTCTCGAGGTGATGAGAAGCCCCCGCTGTGGAGTGCCTGACGTGGAGGAGTACAGTCACATCCAGGGGACACGATGGAACAAGAACGTCATCACCTACAG CATTGGCAAGTACACCAGAGATCTGCCTCGCAGCACTGTGGACTCTTTAGTTGAGTCAGCTTTCAACGTGTGGGCCAGAGCCAGCGGTCTGACGTTTGTTAGGTTACAGGCCCGCAATGCTGACATCATGGTGAAGTTTGTGACCTATG ACCATGGTGACATGTATCCATTTGATGGACCCAGAGGAACTTTGGCTCATGCTTTTGGTCCAGGTGTGGGCATTGGAGGTGACACACACTTTGATGACAATGAGCACTGGACAGCAGGAAGCACAG GTTTTAATCTGTTTGTGGTAGCTGCACATGAATTTGGCCATGCTTTGGGCCTGAAGCACTCCAGAAACCCTGGGTCACTGATGTATCCCACCTACAAATCCTCCCATCCAACCAACCTATTATCCAGCGAAGATGTAGCAAATATCAATGCACTTTACA GTCCAGTCAGAGGTCGTGGGTATGATTGGAGCTCTCAGTATAACCCTTGGCTGACAGGATCACTGTTCCCTCGACTCACGCAGAACAAATGTGCTCCAGACCTGATCTTTGATGCAGTGTCCACTCTTGGGGATGCCACCTTCTTTTTCAGAGAAAG ATACCTCTGGATTAAACATAATAAGCATTATGACATAAAAGAAGGTCCGATCACCAACTTTATGCCCAAGATTGAAACCAGCATCGATGCAGCCTTCTGGGTACCTCGCAGATCCACAGCTTACCTTATTCATG AATCCATGTTCTGGACAGTAAAAGGCTCTCTTGTGAAGGGAAAACCCAGATCACTCAAACATTTTGGGTTTCCAGCCTGGGTGCAGGACATTAATGCTGCAGTGCATTTGACAAAAACAGGACGAACACTCTTCTTTATACACGACATTTACTGGAG cTACAATGAAAATCGAAGGGTTATGGATTTTGGTTACCCAAAGTACATCAGCGAAGACTTCCCTGGAATCAACATGACAATAAGTGCAGCTGTTCATAAAGAGG GTTTCATCTACTTCTTTGTCGGACCACAGGTTTACCAGTACGACTACACCCACAAACATGTTGTTGGAGTTGAGAAAGCAAATTCCTGGCTTGGATGTTGA